A section of the Leptotrichia buccalis C-1013-b genome encodes:
- a CDS encoding META domain-containing protein, producing the protein MKKRFFLVGIFTMLLLCCGFLNAAVKRVAVSTNLNGTSWKLTEIRKNGRNSRIPEKANVTINFLKYNINGFGGTNGYSGSYKLNRNSTLSATVTSTLIGGSQELMNLEQDFFDILQSNPIIKYNNDTLTLTNRAGDIWTFKNPNTINQNDKDSLPLSNLNGTSWKLTQINKNGWKSYISENTNVTINFSKNKINGSGGINGYSGNYKINRNSTLSTRVTSTLMGGSLDLMNLEQDFFDILQSNPVIKYSKDTLTLTNKDGDIWTFKNPNTVNQKDKDSLSLLNLKKRLLNTSWKLIDISDRKMRKILTTNETRITLNFSEDRIHGDSGVNNYFSNYIMASDIIMIGPIGSTKMAGPDKFMKLESQYLNILQNSKKIKLDNNRLTFTTDDGKTLTFKEM; encoded by the coding sequence ATGAAAAAAAGATTTTTTTTAGTTGGAATTTTTACAATGCTTCTTTTATGCTGTGGTTTTTTAAATGCAGCTGTGAAAAGAGTCGCTGTTAGCACTAATTTGAATGGAACTTCGTGGAAATTGACAGAAATCAGGAAAAATGGACGGAATTCCCGTATTCCAGAAAAAGCAAATGTTACAATTAATTTCTTAAAATACAATATCAACGGATTTGGAGGAACTAACGGATATTCAGGAAGTTATAAATTAAACAGGAATTCCACTCTTTCTGCTACAGTAACTTCAACTTTGATAGGAGGTTCTCAAGAGCTAATGAACCTCGAACAAGATTTCTTTGATATTCTGCAATCCAACCCTATAATTAAGTACAACAATGATACTTTAACTTTAACTAACAGGGCTGGAGATATTTGGACTTTTAAAAATCCGAATACAATTAATCAGAACGACAAGGATTCACTTCCTCTTTCAAATTTAAATGGAACTTCATGGAAATTAACTCAAATTAATAAAAATGGGTGGAAGTCTTATATTTCAGAAAACACAAATGTTACGATTAATTTTTCAAAAAATAAGATTAATGGTTCTGGTGGAATTAACGGATATTCAGGAAATTATAAAATTAACAGAAATTCTACTCTTTCTACCAGAGTAACTTCAACTTTGATGGGAGGTTCTTTAGATTTAATGAATCTCGAACAGGATTTCTTTGATATTCTGCAATCCAACCCTGTAATTAAGTACAGTAAGGATACTTTAACTTTAACTAACAAGGATGGAGATATTTGGACTTTCAAAAATCCAAATACAGTTAATCAGAAAGACAAAGATTCACTTTCTCTTTTAAATTTGAAAAAAAGATTATTGAATACTAGCTGGAAACTTATTGATATTTCTGACAGAAAGATGAGAAAAATATTGACAACAAATGAAACAAGAATTACACTTAATTTTTCAGAAGACAGAATACATGGTGATTCAGGAGTAAACAACTATTTTTCAAATTATATAATGGCATCAGATATTATTATGATTGGACCTATCGGCTCTACAAAAATGGCAGGACCAGATAAATTTATGAAACTTGAAAGCCAGTATTTAAATATTTTACAAAATTCAAAAAAAATTAAATTAGATAATAATCGTTTGACTTTTACGACAGACGATGGAAAAACATTGACATTTAAAGAAATGTAA
- the rpsP gene encoding 30S ribosomal protein S16 encodes MLKLRLTRLGRKKVPFYRIVAMEALSRRDGKAVAYLGTFNPLAEEEKQVVLKEEEILKYLSHGAQPTETVKSILTKAGVWAKFQETKKK; translated from the coding sequence ATGTTAAAATTAAGATTAACTAGATTAGGAAGAAAAAAAGTTCCTTTTTATAGAATAGTAGCTATGGAAGCTTTATCAAGAAGAGATGGAAAAGCAGTTGCTTACTTAGGAACATTCAATCCACTTGCTGAAGAAGAAAAACAAGTAGTATTAAAAGAGGAAGAAATCTTAAAATACTTATCACATGGAGCTCAACCAACTGAAACTGTTAAAAGCATTTTAACAAAAGCTGGTGTTTGGGCAAAATTCCAAGAAACTAAGAAAAAATAA
- the lpdA gene encoding dihydrolipoyl dehydrogenase — MTEGQIIKWNKKEGEKVEEGEILLEIMTDKTSMELEAEESGYLIKIVKGDGETVPVTEIIGYIGAEGEVAPEAGSASPALENTASQSVPEKVAAASEPKKEKAEDEFDIVVIGGGPAGYVAAIRAAQLGAKVAVVEKSEFGGTCLNKGCIPTKTFLKNAEIIEGIEMAGKRGIILESEKYTIDMPKVVQLKNDIVKTLTNGVRGLLKSNEIKMYNGIGKINKDKDVVVNGETVLRADKIILAGGSKVGKINIPGIESKKVLTSDDILDLQQIPKSLTVIGGGVVGIELGQVFLSFGSEVTVVEMMDRIVPGVDRESSVVLRKELEKKGMKILTSTQIKEIFDDGHNLTIKVDGHDDIVSEKALLSIGRVPDLEAVGELELEMEKGKIKVDKYMETSISGIYAPGDINGIKMLAHAAFRMGEVAAENAVQGNHREIRLETTPSAIYTVPEVAMVGLTEEEAKEKYDIKVGKFQFAANGRALASGETAGFVKVITDKKYGEILGVHIVGPSAAEIINEASGLMAMEITVDEVIKTIYAHPTYSEALFEACADALDEAIHLPKKRK, encoded by the coding sequence ATGACGGAAGGGCAGATTATAAAATGGAATAAAAAAGAAGGGGAAAAGGTAGAAGAAGGGGAAATTTTACTTGAAATAATGACAGATAAGACAAGTATGGAACTGGAAGCAGAAGAATCAGGATACTTGATAAAAATAGTAAAAGGAGATGGAGAAACTGTACCTGTTACAGAAATTATCGGATATATTGGTGCAGAAGGAGAAGTGGCTCCAGAAGCAGGTTCGGCAAGTCCAGCACTAGAAAATACAGCTTCTCAATCAGTACCTGAAAAAGTGGCTGCGGCTAGCGAACCTAAAAAAGAAAAAGCAGAAGATGAATTTGATATTGTTGTAATCGGTGGAGGGCCTGCTGGATATGTAGCGGCAATTCGTGCAGCTCAGCTTGGTGCAAAAGTGGCAGTTGTGGAAAAAAGTGAATTTGGTGGAACTTGCCTGAACAAAGGATGTATTCCTACAAAAACGTTTCTTAAAAATGCTGAAATTATCGAAGGTATCGAAATGGCAGGCAAAAGAGGAATTATTTTGGAAAGTGAAAAATACACAATTGATATGCCAAAAGTTGTACAGTTAAAAAATGATATTGTAAAAACATTGACAAATGGTGTGAGAGGACTTCTGAAAAGCAATGAAATCAAAATGTATAATGGAATCGGAAAAATCAACAAGGATAAAGATGTCGTTGTAAATGGAGAAACTGTTTTACGAGCTGATAAAATTATCTTGGCTGGTGGTTCAAAAGTTGGAAAAATTAATATTCCAGGAATTGAAAGTAAAAAAGTGCTTACAAGTGACGATATTTTAGATTTACAGCAAATTCCAAAATCACTTACTGTAATTGGTGGAGGAGTTGTAGGAATTGAGCTTGGACAAGTATTTTTATCATTTGGAAGTGAAGTTACAGTTGTGGAAATGATGGACAGAATTGTGCCAGGAGTAGACAGAGAATCTTCAGTTGTACTTAGAAAAGAGCTTGAGAAGAAAGGTATGAAAATATTGACTTCCACACAAATTAAGGAAATTTTTGATGATGGACATAATTTAACAATTAAAGTTGATGGACATGATGACATTGTTTCTGAAAAAGCGTTATTGTCAATAGGAAGAGTACCTGACTTGGAAGCTGTTGGAGAGCTTGAACTGGAAATGGAAAAAGGGAAAATCAAAGTTGATAAATACATGGAAACAAGTATATCAGGAATTTATGCGCCTGGAGATATAAACGGAATTAAGATGCTTGCTCATGCAGCGTTTAGAATGGGAGAAGTTGCGGCTGAAAATGCGGTTCAAGGAAATCACAGAGAAATCAGACTTGAAACAACTCCATCGGCAATATACACAGTACCAGAAGTGGCAATGGTTGGACTTACAGAAGAAGAAGCAAAAGAAAAATACGACATCAAAGTTGGTAAATTCCAGTTTGCAGCAAATGGAAGAGCATTAGCATCTGGAGAAACAGCAGGATTTGTAAAAGTTATTACAGATAAGAAATATGGAGAAATTTTAGGAGTGCATATTGTAGGGCCTTCGGCTGCGGAAATTATTAACGAAGCGTCAGGGCTTATGGCGATGGAAATTACAGTAGATGAAGTAATCAAAACAATTTATGCTCATCCAACTTATTCAGAAGCCTTATTTGAAGCATGTGCAGACGCACTTGATGAAGCAATTCATTTGCCTAAAAAAAGGAAATAA
- a CDS encoding alpha-ketoacid dehydrogenase subunit beta, whose product METKLMSVKEAIITAMSEEMRKDENVFLMGEDVGIFGGDFGTSVGMLEEFGPERIKDMPISESAISGAAIGAAMTGLRPIVDVTFMDFIVYMMDNIINQAAKTRYMFGGKGQVPVTFRCAAGSGVGSAAQHSQSLESWFTHIPGVKVVAPGTPADVKGLLKSAIRDNNPVIFLEYKAQYNMKGEVPTDPEFIIPLGKGEIKKEGKDITIVTYGRMLERVMKAVEIAESEGISVEVVDPRTLIPLDKEIILNSVKKTGRVILVNDAHKTSGFIGEISAIISESDTFDYLDHPIVRLAGEDVPIPYNHALETAMVPSVEKIVEAIRKVKNKQ is encoded by the coding sequence ATGGAAACAAAGTTGATGTCTGTAAAAGAGGCGATTATTACAGCGATGTCAGAGGAAATGAGAAAAGATGAAAATGTATTTTTAATGGGAGAAGATGTAGGAATTTTTGGAGGAGATTTTGGAACATCGGTCGGAATGCTGGAAGAATTTGGGCCAGAAAGAATAAAAGATATGCCAATTTCAGAATCTGCAATTTCTGGAGCTGCAATTGGTGCGGCAATGACAGGGCTTCGTCCAATAGTTGACGTAACATTCATGGATTTTATTGTTTATATGATGGATAACATTATAAATCAGGCGGCAAAAACTAGATACATGTTTGGTGGAAAAGGGCAAGTGCCTGTAACATTCAGATGTGCGGCAGGTTCTGGAGTTGGTTCAGCTGCACAGCATTCACAGTCACTTGAGTCTTGGTTCACTCACATTCCAGGAGTAAAGGTTGTTGCACCAGGAACACCTGCGGATGTAAAAGGGCTTTTAAAATCAGCAATTCGTGATAATAACCCAGTAATTTTCCTTGAATATAAAGCACAATACAATATGAAAGGTGAAGTTCCTACAGACCCTGAATTTATTATTCCTTTAGGAAAAGGTGAAATTAAAAAAGAAGGAAAAGATATTACAATTGTAACTTATGGAAGAATGTTGGAAAGAGTAATGAAGGCAGTAGAAATTGCAGAAAGTGAAGGGATTAGCGTAGAAGTGGTAGATCCTAGAACATTGATTCCGCTAGACAAGGAAATTATTTTGAATTCTGTTAAAAAAACAGGAAGAGTAATCTTAGTAAATGATGCTCACAAAACAAGTGGATTTATTGGAGAAATTTCTGCAATTATTTCAGAAAGTGACACATTTGACTATTTGGATCATCCAATTGTGAGATTAGCTGGAGAAGATGTACCGATACCTTATAATCACGCTCTTGAAACAGCGATGGTTCCAAGTGTGGAAAAAATTGTAGAAGCAATTAGAAAAGTAAAAAATAAACAGTAA
- a CDS encoding dicarboxylate/amino acid:cation symporter translates to MKKIGLVPRLIIAITLGILLGLILPSPVIRIFVTFSSLFSKYLSFVIPFMIIGFVVTGISDLRQGAGKLLGITTLIAYLSTIIAGSLAYLMATNIFPKILNFASFAAVENPEKNLLTPYFEIPLAPMFDVTSAIVFAFIMGLSISWLRNRGEGQTTYNLFREFSKIITKLLSTSVIPLLPIYIFGTFMNMTYSGQMFATLSIFLKVFVCVVILHVLYVSALFTFAGGLSGKNPFTCLKNQIPGYFTALGTQSSAATIPINLECAKRNGISPEIREFVVPLCATIHLAGSIITITSCVVTVLMMNNMSYGISTIFPFILVLGVAMVAAPGAPGGAIMSALPFLGMVGIASNSPLASLLIALYITQDSFGTAANVSGDNAIAIIVDWIYHKFIKK, encoded by the coding sequence ATGAAAAAAATCGGGCTTGTGCCACGTTTAATTATCGCAATAACGCTTGGTATCCTGCTAGGATTAATTTTACCAAGTCCTGTTATTAGGATTTTTGTAACTTTTTCGTCACTATTTAGTAAGTATTTATCTTTTGTCATTCCGTTTATGATAATCGGATTTGTTGTGACAGGAATTTCAGATTTACGTCAAGGAGCAGGAAAATTACTTGGGATTACGACTTTAATAGCCTACCTTTCTACAATTATTGCAGGAAGTTTGGCTTATCTTATGGCAACCAATATTTTTCCAAAAATTCTTAATTTTGCCTCATTTGCAGCGGTAGAGAATCCTGAAAAAAATCTTTTGACACCTTACTTTGAAATTCCGCTTGCACCAATGTTTGACGTAACTTCAGCAATTGTATTTGCCTTTATAATGGGACTTTCAATTAGCTGGCTTAGAAATAGAGGAGAAGGGCAGACTACTTACAACCTTTTTCGTGAATTTTCAAAAATTATTACAAAATTACTAAGTACTTCAGTTATTCCACTACTTCCGATTTACATTTTTGGAACATTTATGAATATGACTTACAGTGGACAAATGTTTGCAACACTTTCAATTTTCCTAAAAGTATTTGTCTGTGTAGTAATTTTACATGTTTTATATGTTTCAGCCTTATTCACATTCGCTGGAGGACTTTCAGGAAAAAATCCGTTTACTTGTTTAAAAAATCAAATTCCTGGCTATTTTACAGCACTTGGAACGCAATCTTCAGCAGCCACAATCCCAATAAATCTGGAATGTGCAAAACGAAATGGAATATCTCCTGAAATTCGTGAATTTGTAGTCCCGCTTTGTGCCACAATCCACTTGGCAGGAAGCATTATTACTATCACAAGTTGTGTTGTTACTGTGCTTATGATGAACAATATGTCTTACGGAATTTCGACAATCTTTCCATTCATATTAGTTCTAGGAGTCGCAATGGTAGCTGCACCCGGAGCACCTGGAGGAGCAATAATGTCAGCACTTCCATTTCTAGGAATGGTTGGAATCGCTTCAAACAGTCCACTAGCTTCACTGCTAATCGCACTTTATATAACGCAGGACAGCTTTGGAACAGCCGCAAATGTATCTGGGGATAATGCAATTGCCATTATAGTAGACTGGATTTATCATAAATTTATAAAAAAATAA
- a CDS encoding dihydrolipoamide acetyltransferase, producing the protein MENNELRATPAARKLAQQMGLDLFHVKGSGANGRIHKEDVETFKFEKQIRISPLARKIALDHNIELENVVGTGHNGKIMRDDILKLIAKPQETEDLARHEKAVVAEEKAVAQQDIEIVPMTAMRKVISKRMTESYLTAPTFALNYEIDMTEAIALRKKILDTILESTGKKITITDIISFAVIKTLLKHKFVNSSLSEDGTQIILHNYVNLAIAVGFDGGLLVPVVKGADKMTLSELVVESKKIVKKALDMKLTPDEQTGSTFTISNLGMFGVQSFNPIINQPNSAILGVSSTVEKPVVVNGEITVRPMMTLTLTIDHRVVDGLAGAKFMQDLKNALENPIALLI; encoded by the coding sequence ATGGAAAATAATGAGTTAAGAGCGACTCCTGCAGCACGTAAATTAGCGCAGCAGATGGGACTTGATCTGTTTCATGTAAAAGGCAGTGGAGCTAATGGACGTATTCATAAGGAAGATGTGGAAACATTTAAATTTGAAAAACAAATAAGAATATCGCCACTTGCTAGAAAAATAGCATTAGATCATAACATTGAACTTGAAAATGTTGTTGGAACAGGGCATAATGGGAAAATAATGCGGGATGATATTTTGAAATTGATTGCTAAGCCACAGGAAACAGAAGACTTGGCAAGACATGAAAAGGCTGTTGTTGCAGAAGAAAAAGCAGTCGCACAGCAAGATATAGAAATCGTGCCGATGACGGCAATGAGAAAAGTTATTTCAAAACGTATGACGGAAAGTTACCTGACTGCACCTACATTTGCACTTAATTATGAAATTGACATGACAGAAGCTATTGCATTAAGAAAGAAAATACTTGATACAATTTTGGAAAGTACAGGAAAGAAAATTACAATAACAGATATTATTTCGTTTGCAGTAATCAAAACTTTATTGAAGCACAAATTTGTAAATTCAAGTCTGTCAGAAGATGGGACACAAATTATTCTGCATAATTATGTAAACTTGGCGATTGCAGTAGGATTTGATGGTGGACTTCTTGTGCCTGTTGTAAAAGGCGCTGATAAAATGACACTTAGCGAGCTAGTTGTTGAATCTAAGAAAATAGTGAAAAAAGCGCTAGATATGAAGCTGACACCTGATGAGCAAACTGGAAGCACGTTTACAATCAGTAATCTTGGAATGTTTGGAGTGCAAAGCTTTAATCCAATAATAAATCAGCCAAATTCAGCAATTTTAGGAGTTTCTTCCACAGTTGAAAAGCCAGTTGTTGTAAATGGCGAAATTACAGTTCGTCCAATGATGACTTTGACACTTACAATTGATCACAGAGTGGTAGATGGACTTGCGGGAGCTAAATTTATGCAAGACTTGAAAAATGCTTTGGAAAATCCAATCGCTTTGTTAATTTAA
- a CDS encoding C40 family peptidase produces the protein MRKNKFITAVCVVSAFVGSNLQAKTTKSKKVSSNHTPNKNSSTKTSNSGKNTGIYSIPSKNTSPLLETKMSELRQKHTKVMTSGSAQEKRRVKIEKKLLTSYSKWKGTKYRLGGDSKDGIDCSALTRRVYRETFNQELPRVSTQQIKKGRRVAAKDLKSGDIVYFKPENRINHTAVYVGNSLFINASSSKGVVISSLKSPYWRKYFKYGVRAHNA, from the coding sequence ATGAGAAAAAATAAGTTCATAACAGCTGTCTGTGTAGTATCTGCCTTTGTAGGTTCAAATCTGCAGGCAAAGACCACAAAAAGTAAAAAGGTAAGCAGTAACCACACTCCAAATAAAAATTCAAGCACTAAAACAAGCAATAGTGGAAAAAATACAGGGATTTACAGTATCCCATCAAAAAACACAAGCCCTCTTCTTGAAACTAAAATGTCAGAATTAAGACAAAAGCACACTAAAGTAATGACTTCAGGTTCAGCTCAAGAAAAACGTAGAGTCAAAATAGAAAAAAAACTTTTAACTTCATACAGTAAATGGAAAGGTACAAAGTACAGATTAGGCGGAGATTCAAAAGACGGTATCGACTGTTCAGCCTTAACACGTAGAGTTTACCGTGAAACTTTTAACCAAGAATTACCAAGAGTTTCAACTCAGCAAATAAAAAAAGGACGAAGAGTTGCAGCTAAAGATTTAAAATCAGGAGATATTGTTTACTTCAAGCCTGAAAACAGAATAAACCATACAGCTGTCTATGTTGGAAACTCTTTATTTATAAATGCTTCATCTTCAAAAGGAGTTGTCATATCTTCTCTTAAAAGTCCTTATTGGAGAAAGTATTTTAAATATGGAGTAAGAGCTCATAATGCTTAA
- a CDS encoding DIP1984 family protein, whose translation MKIAEALILRADIQKRIAQLKTRLNNNAKVQEHEEPTENPELLLIELDSLISQLNDLIIKINKTNTLSKIDGISLVELIAKKDTLSQKAGILREFIEIASQKINLYSTTEIKVFSTVNVPAQQKQLDKLSKEIRETDTKLQQANWTIDLIEE comes from the coding sequence ATGAAAATTGCTGAAGCTCTTATTTTACGTGCAGATATTCAAAAAAGAATCGCACAATTAAAAACAAGACTTAATAATAATGCTAAAGTTCAGGAACACGAAGAACCTACCGAAAATCCTGAACTTTTATTAATTGAATTAGACAGCTTAATTTCTCAATTAAATGATTTAATAATAAAAATAAACAAAACAAATACTCTTTCAAAAATTGACGGAATTTCATTGGTTGAATTAATTGCAAAAAAGGACACACTCTCACAAAAAGCAGGAATCCTGCGTGAATTTATAGAAATTGCAAGCCAAAAGATAAATCTTTATTCCACAACAGAAATAAAGGTTTTTAGTACGGTTAATGTTCCAGCGCAGCAAAAACAGCTAGATAAATTGTCTAAGGAAATTCGTGAAACTGATACAAAATTACAGCAAGCAAACTGGACTATTGATTTGATTGAAGAATAA
- a CDS encoding lipoate--protein ligase: MKYYVNKSNDPAFNIALEEYCFKQLRDIDEIFLLWINEPTIVVGKYQNTIEEINTEYTREKGIHVVRRISGGGAVYHDLNNLNYTIISNKQEDKEGFNFKEFSKPIIETLAELGVKAEFTGRNDLEIDGQKFCGNAQAYIKGRVMHHGCLLFDVNFGELGNALKVSKDKIESKGVKSVRSRVTNILPHLKQPITVNEFGEKIMEYMKKHYPEMEEYKFTPEELKIIEENAEKKHRNWEWIYGTSPEFNITREKRFTNGKIQIFATVENSRIKNIKFYGDFFGKNEDLSEIENLLKDTKYTREAVKEKLETVDIEEYFSRFTVDEVVEVIVG, encoded by the coding sequence ATGAAATACTATGTTAATAAATCGAATGACCCAGCATTTAACATTGCTTTAGAAGAATACTGCTTTAAACAGCTACGTGACATTGATGAAATATTTTTACTTTGGATAAATGAGCCAACAATTGTTGTGGGAAAATATCAGAATACAATTGAAGAGATAAATACGGAATATACACGTGAAAAGGGAATCCACGTTGTTCGTAGAATTTCTGGCGGAGGTGCAGTTTACCACGATTTAAACAATTTAAACTACACGATTATTTCCAATAAGCAGGAGGACAAGGAAGGCTTTAACTTTAAGGAATTTTCAAAGCCAATTATAGAAACTCTGGCAGAATTGGGTGTAAAAGCGGAATTTACAGGTAGAAATGACTTGGAAATAGATGGACAGAAGTTTTGTGGAAACGCTCAGGCGTATATAAAAGGACGTGTAATGCACCATGGCTGTCTATTATTTGATGTAAATTTTGGAGAATTGGGAAATGCATTAAAAGTTTCAAAGGATAAAATTGAATCAAAAGGTGTAAAATCAGTAAGAAGCCGTGTTACAAATATTCTTCCTCATTTGAAACAGCCAATCACAGTAAACGAATTTGGTGAAAAAATAATGGAGTACATGAAAAAACATTATCCAGAAATGGAAGAATACAAATTTACTCCAGAAGAGTTAAAAATAATTGAAGAAAATGCAGAAAAGAAACATAGAAACTGGGAATGGATTTATGGAACTTCTCCAGAATTCAATATAACTCGTGAAAAACGTTTCACAAATGGAAAAATCCAAATTTTTGCCACAGTAGAAAATTCCAGAATTAAAAATATCAAATTTTATGGAGATTTCTTTGGAAAAAATGAAGATTTGAGTGAAATTGAAAATTTATTGAAAGATACGAAATATACAAGGGAAGCTGTGAAAGAAAAACTGGAAACAGTTGATATTGAGGAGTATTTTTCTAGATTTACGGTAGATGAAGTTGTGGAAGTTATTGTTGGATAA
- a CDS encoding MliC family protein, whose product MIKLTKKLITIFGSILLLSCTSYSNSGNEVKKYPVINDTRKKIASQRFNCNGKEFIVLYITADKIQLIDKLSNSSFQLDQVVSASGLRYSDGKNEIHIKGNNAILNQDGNDISCHIVK is encoded by the coding sequence ATGATAAAATTAACTAAAAAATTAATAACAATATTTGGCAGCATATTATTATTGAGCTGTACTTCATATAGTAATAGCGGCAACGAAGTAAAAAAATATCCAGTAATAAATGATACCCGGAAAAAAATTGCCTCTCAAAGATTTAACTGTAATGGAAAAGAATTTATCGTACTCTATATTACAGCAGATAAAATTCAACTTATTGATAAACTATCAAATTCCAGTTTTCAATTAGATCAAGTTGTTTCTGCAAGTGGCTTACGATACAGCGATGGAAAAAATGAGATTCATATAAAGGGAAACAATGCCATACTTAATCAGGACGGAAATGATATCTCATGCCATATTGTCAAATAA
- a CDS encoding thiamine pyrophosphate-dependent dehydrogenase E1 component subunit alpha, producing the protein MELSKGKLLNIYERMLSIRNFDLKVNQLVKRGMVPGMTHLSVGEEAANVGAIAALNADDLITSNHRGHGQVIAKGIDLNGMMAEIMGKATGTCKGKGGSMHIADLESGNLGANGIVGGGHGMAVGAAYTQKVKNTGKIVVCFFGDGATNEGSFHEAMNLASVWNVPVIFYSINNGYGISTSINKVTNVEHLYKRAVAYGMPGYFIEDGNDVLSVYETFEKAVEHVREGKGPVFIESITYRWFGHSSSDPGKYRTKEEVDGWKLKDPNLKFRNYLLENNIATEEELVELEQKSKKQIEDAVEFAKNSPEPTLESAFEDIFAN; encoded by the coding sequence ATGGAATTATCAAAAGGTAAATTGCTAAATATTTATGAACGAATGCTTAGCATTAGAAATTTTGATTTAAAGGTAAACCAGCTTGTGAAAAGAGGAATGGTGCCTGGAATGACACATTTGTCAGTAGGAGAAGAAGCGGCGAATGTTGGTGCTATTGCAGCGTTGAATGCTGATGATTTGATAACATCTAATCATAGAGGGCATGGGCAAGTTATCGCTAAAGGTATTGACTTGAATGGAATGATGGCTGAAATTATGGGAAAGGCTACTGGAACTTGTAAAGGTAAAGGTGGTTCAATGCACATTGCCGATTTAGAAAGTGGAAACTTAGGAGCAAATGGAATTGTTGGTGGTGGACACGGAATGGCAGTTGGTGCGGCTTATACTCAAAAAGTTAAAAATACTGGAAAAATTGTAGTTTGTTTCTTTGGAGATGGAGCTACTAACGAAGGAAGTTTTCATGAGGCTATGAATTTGGCATCAGTATGGAATGTTCCTGTTATATTTTATTCAATTAATAACGGTTATGGAATCAGTACGTCAATTAATAAAGTTACAAATGTAGAACATTTGTATAAAAGGGCTGTGGCTTATGGAATGCCAGGATATTTTATTGAAGATGGAAATGATGTGCTGTCAGTCTATGAAACTTTTGAAAAGGCTGTGGAGCATGTAAGAGAAGGAAAAGGACCAGTTTTCATTGAAAGTATAACTTACAGATGGTTTGGACATTCTAGTTCAGATCCAGGAAAATATAGAACAAAAGAGGAAGTTGACGGATGGAAGTTAAAAGATCCTAACTTAAAATTCAGAAATTACTTACTTGAAAATAATATTGCAACAGAGGAAGAATTAGTAGAACTTGAACAAAAATCGAAAAAACAGATTGAAGATGCAGTGGAATTTGCAAAAAATAGTCCAGAACCTACGTTGGAATCTGCATTTGAAGATATATTTGCGAATTAG